One window of Macrococcus sp. 19Msa1099 genomic DNA carries:
- the nrdF gene encoding class 1b ribonucleoside-diphosphate reductase subunit beta gives MIAVNWNTQEDMTNMFWRQNISQMWVESEFKVSKDIASWKELTEDEKYTFNHALAGLTGLDTHQADDGMPLIGLHTKDLRKKAVYSFMGMMEQIHAKSYSHIFTTLLPSAETNELLDNWVVNEPHLKFKSEKIVSRYHKLWGKEATIYDQYMARVASVFLETFLFYSGFYYPLYLAGQGRMTTSGEIIRKILLDESIHGVFTGLDAQSLRNELTDDEKLRADKEMYDLLKELYANEERYTKMLYDRVGLTEDVLNYVQYNGNKALANLGFEPYFEEKGFNPIIENALNTSTKNHDFFSVKGDGYVIALNVEALTDEDFQFES, from the coding sequence ATGATAGCCGTTAACTGGAATACACAAGAAGACATGACAAATATGTTCTGGAGACAGAATATCTCACAGATGTGGGTAGAATCAGAATTTAAAGTTTCAAAAGATATTGCAAGCTGGAAAGAGTTGACTGAAGATGAAAAGTATACATTCAACCATGCACTTGCTGGTCTCACAGGATTAGATACTCATCAAGCGGACGATGGTATGCCACTCATCGGTCTGCATACGAAAGATTTACGTAAAAAAGCAGTTTATTCATTTATGGGGATGATGGAGCAGATACATGCAAAAAGTTATTCTCATATTTTCACTACGCTCTTACCATCTGCTGAAACGAATGAATTGCTTGATAACTGGGTTGTGAATGAACCGCATCTAAAGTTTAAATCAGAAAAGATCGTTTCTAGATACCATAAACTTTGGGGCAAAGAAGCGACAATCTATGATCAGTATATGGCACGTGTTGCCAGCGTATTCTTAGAGACGTTTTTATTCTATAGTGGATTTTATTATCCACTATACTTAGCTGGTCAAGGTCGCATGACGACGAGTGGAGAGATTATTCGTAAGATTCTGCTAGACGAATCTATTCATGGTGTATTTACAGGATTAGATGCACAAAGTTTACGCAATGAATTAACAGATGATGAGAAATTGCGTGCAGATAAAGAGATGTATGATTTATTAAAGGAACTCTATGCAAATGAAGAGCGTTATACTAAGATGCTGTATGACCGTGTCGGGCTCACAGAGGATGTCTTAAATTATGTACAGTATAACGGTAACAAAGCATTAGCAAACTTAGGATTCGAACCTTATTTTGAAGAGAAAGGCTTCAATCCAATCATTGAGAATGCCTTAAACACTTCTACGAAAAACCACGACTTCTTCAGTGTTAAAGGTGACGGTTACGTTATCGCATTAAACGTAGAAGCATTAACAGACGAAGACTTCCAATTTGAATCTTAA
- a CDS encoding FixH family protein — protein MNAKRLLMIGLCTVALAACGKEEKKEGHEGHENHATTSDKKVQPLTVDLTVPEHVEKGKTVEIKALVKHGKEKVNDADEVMFEVIKDGDTKNSVKEKVKEAKDGVYTFTYNFKEDGTYNIISHVTAFNQHTMPNKEITIGDAAQQHSHQDHHHAGMIHIMDIKAEKDKETTLMMHVMDAEGKPLTEASVARFEVKTPSGKTEWVDLQESKLGEYETKHTFAESGKYTVTAHAEKQPDFHVHNDTEFEVK, from the coding sequence ATGAACGCAAAAAGATTATTGATGATAGGTCTATGCACAGTTGCTTTAGCAGCATGTGGCAAAGAAGAAAAGAAAGAAGGGCATGAAGGGCATGAAAATCATGCAACAACATCTGATAAAAAAGTACAACCGTTAACGGTAGATCTAACTGTACCTGAGCATGTAGAAAAGGGGAAAACAGTAGAAATTAAAGCACTCGTGAAACATGGAAAAGAAAAAGTGAATGATGCTGATGAAGTAATGTTTGAAGTGATTAAAGATGGCGATACAAAAAATTCTGTTAAAGAAAAAGTTAAAGAAGCAAAAGATGGTGTTTACACGTTTACATATAACTTTAAAGAAGATGGCACATATAACATTATTAGCCATGTTACAGCATTTAACCAGCATACAATGCCGAATAAAGAAATAACGATTGGAGATGCTGCACAACAGCATAGTCATCAAGATCACCATCATGCCGGTATGATACATATAATGGATATTAAAGCAGAGAAAGATAAAGAAACAACATTAATGATGCATGTAATGGATGCAGAAGGCAAGCCGTTAACAGAGGCATCTGTTGCAAGATTTGAAGTGAAGACACCTTCTGGAAAGACTGAGTGGGTGGACTTGCAGGAAAGTAAACTCGGAGAATATGAAACAAAACATACATTTGCTGAGAGTGGAAAATATACCGTTACAGCACATGCAGAAAAGCAACCCGACTTTCATGTTCATAATGATACAGAATTTGAAGTGAAATAA
- the murB gene encoding UDP-N-acetylmuramate dehydrogenase, producing MQLHTIVDQLKKSIQSEHIKINEPLKKYTYTKTGGNADIYVIPTNYAEVQAALNVAKQNDTPVTFLGNGSNIIIRDGGIRGIVISLLNLTKIKVNGQCITASSGAAIIDVSRTARDHHLTGLEFACGIPGSVGGAVFMNAGAYGGEIKDVIDHALVINHEGEIISLDNQALELDYRTSIIQKEHFVVLEASFKLAPGDIKSIQSQMDILTERRESKQPLEYPSCGSVFRRPPGHFAGKLIQEAQLQGHIIGGVQVSEKHAGFIVNVNEGTATDYENMIAHIQETVYKNSGIALETEVRIIGEPL from the coding sequence ATGCAATTACATACTATAGTCGATCAGCTGAAGAAATCTATTCAGTCAGAACATATAAAAATCAATGAACCATTAAAGAAATATACTTATACGAAAACTGGTGGCAATGCTGATATATATGTCATACCGACAAACTATGCAGAGGTACAGGCCGCATTAAATGTAGCTAAACAAAATGATACCCCAGTTACATTTTTAGGGAATGGTTCAAATATTATCATTCGAGATGGTGGCATTAGAGGCATCGTTATCAGTCTACTTAACCTTACCAAAATAAAAGTTAATGGGCAGTGTATAACTGCCAGCAGTGGTGCAGCGATTATCGATGTTAGCAGAACTGCAAGAGACCATCATTTAACCGGTCTTGAATTTGCGTGTGGTATTCCAGGCTCTGTTGGCGGTGCTGTATTTATGAATGCTGGAGCTTATGGCGGTGAAATTAAGGATGTGATTGATCATGCTTTAGTCATTAACCATGAGGGTGAAATCATCTCACTTGATAATCAGGCATTAGAACTTGACTACCGTACTAGTATTATCCAAAAAGAACATTTTGTCGTACTTGAAGCTAGTTTTAAGCTTGCTCCTGGGGATATTAAGTCTATCCAGTCACAAATGGACATACTCACTGAACGTCGAGAATCAAAGCAGCCACTAGAATACCCATCTTGCGGGAGTGTGTTTAGACGTCCGCCGGGTCACTTTGCTGGTAAACTTATTCAAGAGGCACAGTTACAAGGTCACATCATCGGCGGCGTGCAAGTGTCTGAAAAACATGCTGGCTTTATCGTAAATGTGAACGAAGGAACTGCGACTGATTACGAAAATATGATTGCCCATATTCAGGAAACTGTCTATAAAAATTCAGGCATCGCGCTAGAAACAGAAGTAAGAATTATCGGAGAACCATTATAA
- a CDS encoding GrpB family protein yields the protein MKVKPNNFINYSPDRYVSEYKIIQQSLLNLLDSPVIKTYHIGSTAIEGANTSGIIDILVIVKRLHEITTLDEKRLNLSGFYRLHHPYKKKCVFSQFDSLKTLNEQVRLHIVEKDSKKQVQYLEGQRYLLNHITEYNHFKQKIDAHLNLKQYEDEKSSWFHQCLSV from the coding sequence ATGAAAGTAAAACCTAATAATTTTATCAACTATTCCCCTGATCGCTATGTATCAGAGTACAAAATAATACAGCAAAGTTTATTAAACCTGCTCGATTCACCAGTGATTAAAACATATCATATCGGCTCTACTGCAATTGAAGGAGCAAATACTTCAGGAATTATCGACATTCTTGTAATTGTGAAGCGCCTTCATGAAATAACAACATTGGATGAAAAACGTTTAAACTTATCAGGATTTTATAGATTACATCATCCATATAAGAAAAAATGTGTCTTTTCTCAGTTTGATAGTCTTAAAACACTTAATGAACAAGTACGACTTCATATTGTTGAGAAAGATAGTAAAAAACAAGTTCAATATTTGGAAGGGCAACGCTATTTACTGAATCATATTACGGAATATAATCATTTTAAACAGAAGATTGATGCGCATCTCAACTTGAAACAATATGAAGATGAAAAATCGTCATGGTTTCATCAATGTCTTTCTGTCTAA
- a CDS encoding EMYY motif lipoprotein, translating into MNKINIFIYLIMSISIILAACGDKVTSDIKNYKAEMHDVQSEEKKLVHELDKLGLDKADQLLGSEVTEEKKKKLKLIEESIHNKIRPQLKVYEQKVKAINPETSEVKEVHNIYKRNLIKKKQFILDLEHYMKLFNQSIQSNEKILQYTEVFEKNKALSEQYANQVSANGKDAKEYELLADVINDNSEQLKNKVEYLSTDATVKQKQQYIESKLLPFLKSNIDKLNQTQISSKNVLGMRKATIEIYYSLMNYYRERKLAMNIETKLQNMPIQDILKNTKYIQSIDDEYYEALGKLEEKNK; encoded by the coding sequence ATGAATAAAATTAATATATTTATATATTTAATAATGAGTATATCAATTATTCTTGCAGCGTGTGGGGATAAAGTGACATCTGATATTAAAAATTATAAAGCGGAAATGCATGATGTACAATCAGAAGAAAAGAAGCTTGTACATGAATTGGATAAACTAGGTTTAGATAAAGCTGATCAATTGCTCGGATCGGAAGTAACAGAAGAAAAGAAAAAGAAGTTGAAGTTAATTGAAGAATCGATACATAACAAGATAAGGCCCCAGTTGAAAGTTTATGAACAAAAAGTAAAAGCCATTAACCCTGAAACCTCTGAAGTAAAGGAAGTTCATAACATTTATAAAAGAAATTTAATCAAGAAAAAACAGTTTATTCTGGATCTGGAACACTATATGAAGTTGTTTAATCAATCGATTCAATCTAATGAAAAGATACTTCAGTATACGGAAGTATTTGAAAAAAATAAGGCTTTAAGTGAACAATATGCAAATCAAGTTTCAGCCAATGGGAAAGACGCAAAGGAATACGAACTATTAGCGGATGTTATTAATGACAATAGTGAGCAGCTTAAAAACAAAGTTGAATATTTATCAACTGATGCAACGGTTAAACAAAAGCAGCAGTATATTGAAAGTAAACTACTCCCATTTCTAAAATCGAATATTGACAAACTTAATCAGACTCAGATCTCTTCAAAAAATGTATTGGGTATGCGTAAAGCAACAATTGAAATTTATTATAGCCTGATGAACTATTATAGAGAACGTAAGCTTGCGATGAATATTGAAACAAAGTTACAAAATATGCCGATTCAAGATATTCTGAAAAATACAAAATATATCCAGTCAATCGATGATGAATATTATGAAGCATTAGGAAAGCTAGAAGAAAAAAATAAATGA
- the ytxJ gene encoding bacillithiol system redox-active protein YtxJ: MMIKINTIEQFEKLLEEHTNVYFLKHSDTCPISASAYDQFENFMYERDINGYYLIVQQARELSDYIADLTKVKHESPQAFYFSDKTVKWHDSHRNITIANLSKAEE; the protein is encoded by the coding sequence ATGATGATTAAAATTAATACAATCGAGCAGTTCGAGAAGTTATTAGAAGAACATACGAATGTATATTTCCTGAAACACTCTGACACTTGTCCAATCTCTGCAAGTGCATATGACCAGTTCGAGAACTTTATGTATGAAAGAGATATTAATGGTTATTACTTAATTGTTCAGCAGGCTAGAGAACTTTCAGACTATATTGCTGATTTAACTAAAGTAAAGCATGAATCTCCTCAAGCTTTTTATTTCTCAGATAAAACTGTGAAATGGCATGACAGTCATAGAAATATTACAATAGCAAATCTTTCTAAAGCAGAAGAATAG
- a CDS encoding glycerate kinase, translating to MKILIAMDTFFNTLYSQHANQYVYDGIETEDANVVMVPLFESDKNMIDALLTWEKGAKLSQQVYNGNLVETDIQVARVAHDTMLIDAGQFLNSEVPEETSSYGLGQMLMNGLDMGMTSFIISLGNVAVFDAGAGMLQALGAKFYDRDHQLIDSVMHQGLLKFVRYMHFDDMDSRLKHVNFKIISDHKYHNYGKKSQVSAQDYAFDVKQRVDNSIWYMLQQFKKHGLDYTYSPYGGDGGALRTIFEQYFKADIRTSAQLIFERTHIESLLEEADVIIYGGGSNEETSGSLIVSEINNRIDESKQYIYLSAGKQFLAHHIKDSVVPLNVYPEVTELTEDIQIGLQLQQAIQSIMKLSK from the coding sequence ATGAAGATATTAATAGCGATGGATACTTTCTTTAATACGTTGTATTCTCAACATGCGAATCAGTATGTATATGACGGGATAGAGACAGAAGATGCAAATGTAGTGATGGTACCATTATTTGAGAGCGATAAAAATATGATTGATGCTCTGCTCACATGGGAAAAAGGTGCGAAACTCTCACAGCAAGTATATAATGGCAATTTGGTTGAAACAGATATTCAAGTCGCACGTGTTGCTCACGATACAATGCTAATTGATGCAGGACAGTTCTTAAATAGTGAAGTGCCTGAAGAAACGTCAAGTTACGGACTTGGTCAGATGCTGATGAATGGTTTGGATATGGGAATGACATCGTTTATTATCTCGTTAGGAAATGTTGCAGTATTCGATGCAGGTGCAGGGATGCTACAGGCATTAGGTGCTAAGTTCTATGATCGAGATCATCAGTTGATTGATAGTGTGATGCATCAAGGGCTGCTTAAATTTGTACGTTACATGCATTTTGATGATATGGATTCAAGATTAAAACATGTGAACTTCAAAATTATTTCTGACCATAAATATCATAATTACGGAAAAAAAAGTCAAGTCAGTGCGCAGGACTATGCTTTTGACGTTAAGCAACGAGTAGATAATAGTATATGGTATATGCTACAGCAATTTAAAAAGCACGGCTTAGATTATACATACTCTCCATATGGAGGGGATGGTGGAGCGCTTAGAACAATCTTTGAACAATACTTTAAAGCAGATATCAGAACTTCCGCACAACTCATCTTTGAACGAACGCATATTGAATCTTTATTAGAAGAAGCAGATGTGATTATTTATGGTGGAGGAAGTAACGAAGAGACATCAGGCTCATTGATTGTCAGTGAAATCAACAACCGCATCGATGAAAGTAAGCAATATATTTATCTTTCTGCAGGTAAACAATTTCTTGCGCATCATATAAAGGATAGCGTCGTACCACTAAATGTCTATCCAGAAGTTACTGAGCTTACAGAAGATATACAGATCGGATTACAGTTGCAGCAAGCTATTCAAAGTATCATGAAATTAAGTAAGTAA
- the pepT gene encoding peptidase T yields the protein MKEKLIDRLTSYVVIDTQSDASITTTPSTDKQWNLLNQLKQEIEQLGLETDIDEFGYLFATLPSNTDKEVPVIGLLAHVDTATDFTGTNVNPQIIQSYNGDAITLKSGLKIETEKFPELSLYKGHTLITTDGTTLLGADNKAGIAEIMTAIEYLIAHPEIKHGKIRFGFTPDEEIGRGPHKFDVERFGCDFAYTIDGGRRGELQYESFNAAGVNITFNGVNVHPGSAKDKMVNALNLAVRFQSSLPANEVPEHTEGYEGFFHLMELNGNVERAQLSYIIRDHSREQFEARKVTMRDIITSIQKEYGEQAAHIEINDQYYNMGEKITPHPQLIDIPLEVMKSLNIEPIVEPIRGGTDGSQLSYMGLPTPNLFTGGENYHGPYEYVSVDDMERAVMNIVGILQKFEEKA from the coding sequence ATGAAAGAAAAACTAATTGATAGACTTACTTCTTATGTTGTTATCGATACACAGTCCGATGCTTCTATTACAACAACACCATCAACGGATAAACAGTGGAATCTTCTTAATCAGCTTAAACAGGAGATTGAGCAATTAGGTCTTGAAACGGATATCGATGAATTTGGTTACTTATTTGCAACATTGCCATCCAATACTGATAAAGAAGTTCCTGTTATCGGTCTGTTAGCGCATGTAGATACAGCTACAGATTTCACTGGAACAAATGTTAATCCTCAGATTATTCAATCTTATAATGGTGATGCTATCACTTTAAAGAGTGGGCTTAAGATTGAAACTGAAAAGTTTCCGGAACTCTCGCTTTACAAAGGGCACACATTAATTACGACAGATGGTACTACATTGCTTGGGGCGGATAACAAAGCAGGTATCGCTGAAATTATGACAGCAATAGAATACTTGATTGCCCACCCTGAAATCAAACACGGCAAGATTCGTTTCGGCTTTACTCCAGATGAAGAAATCGGACGCGGGCCGCATAAATTTGACGTAGAACGTTTTGGTTGTGATTTTGCATATACGATCGACGGAGGCCGTCGTGGAGAACTACAATATGAAAGTTTTAATGCAGCAGGCGTCAATATTACGTTTAACGGGGTAAATGTGCATCCGGGAAGCGCTAAAGATAAAATGGTGAATGCGCTCAACCTTGCAGTACGCTTCCAGTCTTCTTTACCGGCAAACGAAGTACCGGAACATACAGAAGGTTATGAAGGCTTCTTCCATTTGATGGAGTTGAATGGAAATGTTGAACGTGCACAACTTTCATATATTATAAGAGATCATTCTCGTGAGCAGTTTGAAGCACGTAAAGTAACGATGCGTGACATCATAACGTCTATACAGAAAGAATATGGTGAACAAGCTGCGCATATCGAGATTAATGATCAGTATTATAATATGGGCGAGAAAATTACACCACATCCACAGCTTATAGATATCCCACTTGAAGTAATGAAATCATTAAACATAGAACCAATTGTTGAACCGATTCGTGGGGGTACTGATGGCAGTCAGTTATCATATATGGGTTTACCTACACCAAACTTATTTACAGGTGGAGAAAATTATCATGGCCCATATGAATACGTCTCTGTTGATGATATGGAACGTGCTGTTATGAATATCGTTGGTATATTACAGAAGTTTGAAGAGAAAGCTTAA
- a CDS encoding threonine/serine exporter family protein has product MIIFQTFISFFATLFFSIIFNAPRKLLIACGFVGAIGWIVYYIANSNGLSDAVSIFLGSFALSLCAHILARIYKRPVIIFNVSGIIPLVPGGVAYDATKNLIISDFSEAIIKGSQATLSSGAIAFGLLIAEMLFLTSMKMYKHFKHKNKKTRNV; this is encoded by the coding sequence ATGATTATTTTTCAAACTTTCATCAGTTTTTTCGCGACTTTATTCTTTTCGATTATCTTTAATGCGCCAAGAAAATTACTTATTGCTTGCGGATTTGTTGGTGCCATTGGCTGGATTGTCTATTACATTGCGAATTCAAATGGATTATCTGATGCTGTGAGTATATTCCTTGGAAGCTTCGCTCTTAGTCTATGTGCACATATTCTTGCACGAATTTATAAACGTCCTGTTATCATCTTTAATGTATCAGGTATCATACCACTCGTTCCCGGTGGTGTCGCTTACGATGCAACAAAGAACCTGATTATCTCTGATTTTAGTGAAGCAATTATTAAAGGTAGTCAGGCGACATTATCTTCTGGCGCAATTGCATTTGGTCTATTGATTGCGGAAATGCTATTTTTAACGTCTATGAAAATGTATAAACATTTTAAACATAAGAATAAAAAAACTAGGAACGTTTGA
- a CDS encoding threonine/serine exporter family protein, which produces MLSNQLYDEQKVKDVAMLAGRILLESGAETYRVEDTMTRIAEFYGLHNTHSFVTPTAIIFSLNEKSSTRLYRVSDRTTDLEKISEVNEISRAITSGKVSLESAKMALSILDKENLQYKFWLKVLSSGIVSLLFLFMFDGSPSDAIPAFISGLAGYYICERIGAYFKIRFFAEFAGSVVIALIAIACVQYFFSESLDKIIISGVMPLVPGVPITNAIRDMMAGQLIAGITKGVEAALTAFAIGAGVGVIFIIFGGTI; this is translated from the coding sequence ATGCTTTCAAATCAACTTTACGATGAACAAAAAGTAAAAGATGTTGCAATGCTTGCAGGTAGAATCCTTCTCGAGTCAGGAGCAGAAACCTATCGGGTGGAAGATACGATGACGCGAATCGCAGAATTTTACGGACTTCATAACACGCATAGTTTTGTAACACCTACTGCGATCATCTTCTCTCTTAACGAAAAGAGTTCGACACGCTTATATCGTGTATCAGACCGTACTACCGACCTCGAAAAGATTTCAGAAGTCAATGAAATCTCACGAGCGATTACATCAGGAAAAGTTTCTTTAGAATCCGCAAAGATGGCACTGTCTATATTAGATAAAGAAAACCTTCAATACAAATTCTGGCTTAAAGTTTTGTCTTCAGGTATTGTATCCTTACTGTTTCTATTTATGTTTGACGGTAGCCCGTCAGATGCAATACCTGCATTTATTAGCGGACTCGCTGGATATTATATTTGTGAGCGTATAGGAGCATATTTTAAGATTCGTTTTTTCGCTGAGTTTGCAGGTTCAGTCGTGATTGCTTTAATTGCCATCGCATGTGTGCAGTACTTTTTCAGTGAATCGCTCGATAAAATCATCATATCGGGTGTTATGCCCCTTGTACCAGGGGTCCCAATCACAAATGCAATTCGTGATATGATGGCAGGTCAGCTCATTGCCGGTATTACTAAAGGTGTAGAAGCGGCGCTTACCGCTTTCGCAATTGGTGCAGGTGTCGGCGTGATCTTCATCATCTTTGGAGGTACAATATGA
- a CDS encoding GGDEF domain-containing protein: MIEAIIYNIAVTVSGIYLFHRIQFFEDREIIFKKPYIALLMTTIAILLLTYPIGYKEISFNLAFVPLLFLGRFTNFFYTFLSACIIVVVDIYLLGTSFPSSLYLLIIATVVSMIGPFIKLQDIQAIQVLNLISILIIAVYTWIKQMFIINEMILLIISSFILSLSSSVMFVDIWRVQKMLSRFNKEHVVDYLTGLGNVRAFDRYLNVISRQSSEQKQSLSLLLIDIDDFKEVNDKFGHDAGDAVLKQMSQVLNNYVPDQSKIFRNGGEEFSVIFNDKSLNDTVKIAESIKNGVINSTFHLQNRETIHLTVTIGVGYIPRSEIKTHRKIFKEADEMLHAAKKQGANTIMFNPIIK; the protein is encoded by the coding sequence ATGATTGAAGCAATTATCTATAATATCGCTGTAACTGTCAGTGGTATTTACTTATTCCATAGAATTCAGTTTTTTGAAGATAGGGAAATTATCTTCAAGAAACCTTATATCGCACTACTCATGACCACTATCGCTATACTGTTATTGACGTATCCGATTGGCTATAAAGAAATTTCGTTCAACCTTGCCTTTGTTCCTCTACTTTTTCTCGGTAGATTTACAAACTTTTTTTATACATTTTTAAGTGCATGCATTATTGTTGTAGTAGATATATATCTATTAGGAACGTCATTTCCTTCTTCACTCTATTTGCTGATCATCGCTACTGTAGTGAGCATGATTGGACCGTTCATCAAATTACAGGACATACAAGCTATTCAAGTGCTGAATTTAATCAGTATCTTAATCATCGCAGTATATACCTGGATTAAACAGATGTTTATCATTAATGAGATGATACTTTTGATTATTTCCAGTTTCATACTATCTTTAAGTTCGAGCGTGATGTTTGTGGATATATGGCGTGTACAGAAAATGCTGAGTCGCTTCAACAAAGAACATGTCGTGGATTATTTAACCGGCTTAGGAAATGTGCGTGCATTTGACAGATATTTAAACGTCATCAGCCGCCAGTCCTCTGAGCAAAAACAGTCACTTTCACTATTACTTATCGATATCGATGACTTTAAAGAGGTCAATGATAAGTTTGGTCATGATGCTGGAGATGCAGTATTAAAACAAATGTCGCAAGTTCTAAACAACTATGTTCCTGATCAATCTAAAATCTTCAGAAATGGCGGCGAAGAATTCTCAGTTATCTTTAATGACAAGTCATTAAATGATACAGTAAAGATTGCAGAAAGCATAAAAAACGGCGTAATAAACTCTACGTTCCACCTGCAAAATAGAGAAACGATTCATCTTACAGTAACAATTGGAGTCGGATATATTCCAAGATCTGAAATTAAGACACATCGTAAAATCTTTAAAGAAGCAGATGAAATGTTGCATGCTGCGAAAAAACAAGGAGCAAATACGATTATGTTCAACCCTATCATTAAGTAA
- a CDS encoding YitT family protein, with product MQLNRTIMDILYTLIGSIIVGISYNLFLLPGKIAAGGISGLSTILNHLFHLDPSIVQFVFNLPIFIIGWFALGRSFSLKTLIATFLVPLTIFLTQDIVQYGTKDALLASLYGGIVLGIGLGLVYRGNGSTGGTATLAQIVRKYSGLSSGYAQLVVDAFVVIFSAFVFNFELALYALISIFVTSKVIDIVQLRTGDNKLVFIITSKEAQVIDIIHNKIERGVTSVNAFGGFDRNGKTILFSVMEQTEAIYFKNLITEEEPDSFVIFINTSEIIGRGFSAAKIYRSK from the coding sequence ATGCAATTGAACAGAACAATAATGGATATTCTCTATACTTTAATCGGGTCGATTATTGTAGGCATAAGCTACAATCTATTTTTGTTACCTGGCAAGATTGCTGCAGGTGGGATTTCAGGTTTAAGTACAATCCTTAATCACCTATTCCATCTAGACCCGTCGATTGTGCAGTTTGTCTTCAACTTACCTATTTTTATAATTGGTTGGTTTGCATTAGGCCGTTCGTTTAGCCTGAAGACTTTAATTGCAACGTTCCTCGTGCCACTTACAATTTTTTTAACACAAGATATTGTACAATACGGCACTAAAGATGCATTATTAGCTTCACTCTATGGTGGTATCGTGCTCGGTATCGGGCTTGGACTTGTCTATAGAGGAAACGGTTCTACAGGTGGGACAGCGACCCTTGCTCAGATCGTCAGAAAGTATAGCGGTCTATCAAGTGGATATGCACAACTCGTTGTCGATGCGTTTGTCGTAATTTTCAGTGCTTTCGTATTTAATTTCGAACTTGCATTATATGCATTAATTTCTATATTTGTTACAAGTAAAGTAATAGATATCGTTCAACTTAGAACTGGTGACAACAAACTTGTTTTTATCATTACTTCAAAGGAAGCACAAGTGATAGATATTATTCACAATAAAATTGAACGTGGTGTAACCTCTGTCAATGCCTTTGGTGGCTTTGACCGCAATGGTAAAACCATATTGTTTTCTGTCATGGAACAAACAGAAGCAATTTATTTTAAAAATCTGATAACAGAAGAAGAACCAGATTCTTTCGTAATCTTTATTAACACTTCTGAAATAATAGGACGAGGGTTCAGCGCTGCAAAAATATACCGTTCAAAATAG